The Posidoniimonas polymericola genome has a segment encoding these proteins:
- a CDS encoding tetratricopeptide repeat protein: protein MSRGFSSVQDGLEGIESVATRVIRRPFRFLSGRSSSGSTSAIGSLGEATSRFLGAPFRYAARGKRLFRTVDSLEKVLDLVFLPVTSVAGFAYAWVTTRRVREVLLALPVLVLILPFAYVALSASLRGRGPIASRYQEALQVARKEGRLQDAELLRAKLAQLGVDNSRTEYLEALKIVDKGDYSTGFSLMQQLAPAEAPGFAEAHYWIAFNLVRNDQSTDEQFGPTSIEERSRLAEKHLDQLRAYGVESPVVKLLHAVVLARTGRLKEAAEMLEPISDSVFAAAAMRVRLLVSLERPVEAAKQAESVNRLYLQLDVPASTLTADEHRSRVLAATLLGDELLKEQALLAWRRVDPTNVEPAVLLLRHTESLITETFTKDEFSPDALVTRLCRAEELGSPRPWLALQLRDLIELRGHSESYRFAWLGLLGSPDASDEFIELAGTTAALRGQVDQARKAFSRLTDDGQADPLVWNNYAWALMQPPQPNLLEALQAIEGALKQEPESAIYRETRGQINVLLQRWPDAIEDLEFAVQEFPENKVVHKGLGLAYDATGKKELAATHWEQSGEPRPQNPIANP from the coding sequence GTGTCTCGCGGGTTCTCGTCGGTGCAGGACGGCCTTGAGGGGATCGAATCCGTCGCCACCCGCGTTATCCGGCGCCCGTTCCGCTTTCTGTCGGGACGTTCCAGTAGTGGTTCGACCTCAGCGATTGGTTCTCTGGGCGAGGCGACCTCACGGTTTCTGGGCGCCCCTTTCCGGTACGCCGCGAGAGGGAAGCGGCTGTTTCGGACGGTCGACTCGCTGGAAAAAGTGCTCGACCTCGTCTTCCTGCCCGTTACCTCTGTCGCCGGATTTGCCTACGCCTGGGTAACGACCCGCCGGGTCCGTGAAGTACTGCTGGCGCTCCCGGTGCTTGTTCTGATTCTCCCCTTCGCATATGTCGCGCTGTCGGCCTCGTTGCGGGGGCGGGGTCCGATCGCCTCTCGCTACCAGGAAGCTTTGCAGGTCGCCCGCAAGGAAGGCAGGCTGCAGGACGCGGAGCTGCTCCGAGCGAAGCTGGCGCAACTAGGAGTCGACAACAGTCGCACCGAGTACCTTGAGGCGTTAAAGATCGTCGACAAGGGGGACTACTCCACCGGGTTCTCCCTGATGCAGCAGCTTGCCCCGGCAGAAGCTCCGGGCTTCGCCGAAGCTCACTACTGGATCGCCTTTAATCTTGTCAGGAACGACCAGTCGACGGACGAGCAATTCGGCCCCACCAGCATTGAAGAGCGATCAAGGCTGGCCGAAAAGCACCTCGATCAGCTGAGGGCCTACGGCGTTGAGTCGCCCGTGGTGAAACTGCTGCACGCCGTCGTGCTGGCCCGCACCGGGCGTTTGAAAGAAGCTGCGGAGATGCTCGAGCCAATCTCCGACTCGGTTTTCGCCGCCGCGGCGATGCGGGTGAGGTTGCTCGTTTCTCTCGAACGCCCCGTCGAGGCGGCGAAACAGGCCGAGTCGGTCAATCGGCTGTACCTGCAGCTCGACGTGCCCGCGAGCACCCTGACGGCCGACGAACACCGCAGCCGGGTCCTTGCTGCTACCCTCCTTGGTGACGAGCTGCTGAAGGAACAGGCCCTGCTCGCGTGGCGGCGCGTGGACCCGACCAACGTCGAACCGGCCGTGCTGCTGCTGCGGCACACGGAATCGCTCATCACCGAGACCTTCACCAAGGACGAGTTTTCCCCGGACGCCCTCGTGACCCGGCTGTGCCGCGCCGAAGAGCTCGGCAGTCCGCGCCCGTGGCTGGCCCTCCAGCTGCGGGACCTGATAGAGCTTCGCGGCCATTCTGAATCGTACCGCTTTGCATGGCTTGGCCTCCTCGGTTCGCCTGACGCAAGCGACGAGTTCATCGAGCTGGCCGGGACAACCGCCGCCCTGCGTGGGCAGGTAGACCAGGCGCGGAAAGCGTTCTCTAGACTCACCGATGACGGCCAAGCCGATCCACTGGTGTGGAACAATTACGCGTGGGCGTTGATGCAGCCGCCGCAGCCCAATCTCCTCGAGGCACTCCAGGCAATCGAGGGCGCCTTGAAGCAAGAGCCCGAGAGCGCTATTTACCGCGAAACTCGCGGGCAGATCAACGTTCTGCTGCAGCGGTGGCCCGACGCCATCGAAGATCTCGAGTTCGCAGTCCAGGAATTCCCTGAGAACAAGGTGGTGCACAAGGGGCTTGGGCTGGCCTACGACGCCACAGGGAAGAAAGAGCTCGCCGCCACTCACTGGGAGCAGTCGGGGGAGCCCCGCCCCCAGAACCCGATTGCAAACCCATGA
- a CDS encoding rhodanese-like domain-containing protein, which translates to MIRSIALAAAFAILAYPFSAAADSQPGASQRASAPTKNPQIDYGGFLELCLEVQPYREERRVDEAAFLALAKKSGTIILDTRSKWAYDDLHIKDAVHLNFSDFTTKSLEEALGDKSTRVWIYCNNNFKPTTRSLATKMAPTALNIPTFVALYGYGY; encoded by the coding sequence ATGATCCGTTCCATCGCGTTGGCGGCCGCGTTCGCCATCCTTGCTTACCCCTTTTCCGCAGCAGCCGATTCCCAACCCGGTGCGTCCCAGCGGGCCTCCGCTCCGACAAAGAACCCCCAAATCGATTACGGCGGATTCTTGGAGCTGTGCCTCGAGGTTCAGCCCTACCGAGAAGAGCGACGCGTCGACGAAGCAGCGTTTCTCGCTCTCGCCAAGAAGTCCGGCACAATCATTCTCGACACCCGGAGCAAATGGGCCTACGACGACCTGCACATCAAGGACGCGGTGCACCTCAACTTCTCCGACTTCACGACCAAGTCTTTGGAAGAAGCACTCGGGGACAAGAGCACTCGGGTGTGGATCTACTGCAACAACAACTTCAAACCGACCACCAGGTCACTAGCGACCAAGATGGCGCCCACGGCGCTGAACATCCCGACCTTCGTCGCCCTCTACGGCTACGGGTACTAG